Proteins encoded together in one Pseudomonas sp. Seg1 window:
- a CDS encoding acyl-CoA dehydrogenase C-terminal domain-containing protein: MADYKAPLRDMRFVLNEVFEVAKLWAELPALAETVDAETVEAILEEAGKVTSKSIAPLSRAADEEGCHWADGAVTTPAGFPQAYQTYAEGGWVGVGGDPAYGGMGMPKAVSAQVEEMVNSASLSFGLYPMLTAGACLSINAHASEELKAAYLPNMYAGIWAGSMCLTEPHAGTDLGIIRTKAEPQADGSYKVSGTKIFITGGEHDLTENIIHLVLAKLPDAPAGPKGISLFLVPKFMVNADGSLGARNPANCGSIEHKMGIQASATCVMNFDEAVGYLVGEPNKGLAAMFTMMNYERLGVGIQGLATGERSYQNAVEYARDRLQSRSPTGAQNKDKVADPIIVHPDVRRMLLTMKASNEGGRAFSTYVAMQLDTAKFSEDAATRKRAEDLVALLTPVAKAFLTDLGLETTVHGQQIFGGHGYIREWGQEQLVRDVRITQIYEGTNGIQALDLVGRKIVGSGGAFYKLFADEIRHFTATASADLGEFTKPLNDAVDTLDELTSWLLDRAKNNPNEIGAASVEYLQAFGYTAYAYMWALMAKASLGKEAQDDFYASKLGTARFYFARLLPRIHSLSASVKAGSESLFLLDAAQF, translated from the coding sequence ATGGCTGACTACAAAGCGCCGCTGCGCGATATGCGCTTCGTCCTCAATGAAGTATTCGAAGTCGCCAAACTCTGGGCCGAGTTGCCGGCGCTGGCCGAGACTGTCGACGCCGAGACCGTTGAAGCGATTCTCGAAGAGGCCGGCAAGGTCACCAGCAAAAGCATCGCGCCACTGAGCCGTGCCGCTGACGAAGAAGGTTGCCACTGGGCGGACGGCGCGGTCACCACGCCGGCCGGTTTCCCACAGGCTTATCAGACTTATGCCGAAGGTGGCTGGGTTGGCGTCGGTGGCGATCCGGCCTACGGCGGCATGGGCATGCCCAAAGCCGTTTCGGCCCAGGTTGAAGAAATGGTCAACTCCGCCAGCCTGTCCTTCGGTCTGTATCCGATGCTGACTGCCGGCGCTTGCCTGTCGATCAACGCCCACGCCAGCGAAGAACTGAAAGCCGCGTATCTGCCGAACATGTATGCCGGCATCTGGGCCGGTTCCATGTGCCTGACCGAGCCGCACGCCGGCACTGACCTGGGCATCATCCGCACCAAGGCCGAGCCTCAGGCCGACGGTTCCTACAAGGTCAGCGGCACCAAGATCTTCATCACCGGTGGTGAACACGACCTTACCGAAAACATCATTCACCTGGTGCTGGCCAAGTTGCCGGACGCTCCGGCGGGACCGAAAGGTATCTCGCTGTTTCTGGTACCGAAGTTCATGGTCAATGCCGATGGCAGCCTCGGCGCGCGCAACCCGGCCAACTGCGGTTCGATCGAACACAAGATGGGCATCCAGGCGTCCGCTACCTGCGTGATGAACTTCGACGAAGCCGTGGGTTATCTGGTCGGTGAGCCGAACAAAGGTTTGGCGGCGATGTTCACCATGATGAACTACGAGCGTCTGGGCGTCGGTATCCAGGGCCTCGCCACTGGCGAGCGCTCCTACCAGAACGCCGTCGAATACGCCCGCGACCGTCTGCAAAGCCGTTCGCCAACTGGCGCGCAGAACAAAGACAAAGTCGCCGACCCGATCATCGTCCATCCGGACGTGCGTCGCATGCTGCTGACCATGAAGGCCTCGAACGAAGGTGGTCGTGCGTTCTCCACCTACGTGGCAATGCAACTCGACACCGCCAAGTTCAGCGAAGACGCGGCGACTCGCAAGCGTGCTGAAGATCTGGTTGCCCTGCTGACGCCGGTAGCCAAGGCGTTCCTGACCGATCTGGGTCTGGAAACCACGGTGCATGGCCAACAGATTTTCGGCGGCCACGGCTACATCCGCGAATGGGGCCAGGAACAACTGGTGCGTGACGTGCGCATCACCCAGATCTACGAAGGCACCAACGGCATTCAGGCGCTGGACCTGGTCGGGCGCAAGATCGTCGGCAGCGGCGGTGCGTTCTACAAGCTGTTCGCCGACGAGATCCGCCATTTCACCGCGACGGCCAGTGCCGACCTGGGCGAATTCACCAAGCCATTGAACGACGCTGTCGACACCCTCGACGAGTTGACGTCGTGGCTGCTGGATCGGGCGAAAAACAACCCGAACGAAATCGGTGCGGCCTCGGTCGAATATCTGCAAGCGTTCGGTTACACGGCGTACGCCTACATGTGGGCACTGATGGCCAAGGCATCATTGGGCAAAGAAGCGCAGGATGATTTCTACGCCAGCAAGCTCGGTACTGCACGCTTCTACTTCGCCCGCCTGTTGCCGCGTATTCACTCGCTGAGCGCGTCGGTGAAGGCCGGCAGCGAGTCGCTGTTCCTGTTGGATGCAGCGCAATTCTGA
- a CDS encoding YqaE/Pmp3 family membrane protein, with the protein MDFIRIIIAILLPPLGVFLQVGFGGAFWLNILLTLCGYIPGIVHAVYIIAKR; encoded by the coding sequence ATGGATTTCATTCGCATCATCATCGCTATTCTGTTGCCACCACTGGGTGTGTTTCTGCAGGTCGGGTTTGGCGGGGCGTTCTGGTTGAACATTCTGCTGACGTTGTGCGGGTACATCCCGGGGATCGTGCATGCGGTGTACATCATTGCCAAACGCTGA
- the pqqB gene encoding pyrroloquinoline quinone biosynthesis protein PqqB, which produces MFVQILGSAAGGGFPQWNCNCVNCAGFRDGSLNAKARTQSSIAISDDGVNWVLCNASPDIRAQLQSFAPMQPGRALRDTGISAIILMDSQIDHTTGLLSLREGCPHQVWCTDMVHEDLSTGFPLFKMLTHWNGGLNWNRIELDQSFTVAACPNLRFTPLPLRSAAPPYSPHRFDPHPGDNIGLIVEDLQTGGKLFYAPGLGKVDAPLLDIMAGSDCLLVDGTMWDDDEMQRRGVGTRTGREMGHLAQNGPGGMLEVLEQLPEQRKVLIHINNTNPILDEDSPERAELARRDVEVAYDGMSIVL; this is translated from the coding sequence ATGTTCGTCCAGATTCTGGGTTCGGCCGCCGGTGGCGGTTTTCCGCAGTGGAATTGCAACTGCGTCAACTGCGCAGGTTTTCGCGACGGCAGTCTGAATGCCAAGGCCCGCACCCAATCGTCCATCGCGATTTCCGATGACGGTGTGAACTGGGTGCTGTGCAACGCCTCGCCGGACATCCGCGCGCAACTGCAAAGCTTCGCCCCGATGCAACCGGGCCGAGCCCTGCGCGACACCGGTATCAGCGCGATCATCCTGATGGACAGCCAGATCGACCACACCACCGGCCTGCTCAGTCTGCGCGAAGGCTGCCCGCATCAGGTCTGGTGCACGGACATGGTTCACGAAGACCTGAGCACCGGTTTCCCCCTGTTCAAGATGCTCACCCACTGGAACGGCGGGTTGAACTGGAACCGCATCGAACTCGACCAGAGTTTCACCGTGGCGGCGTGCCCGAACCTGCGTTTCACGCCGCTGCCGTTGCGCAGCGCTGCACCGCCCTACTCGCCGCACCGTTTCGACCCGCATCCGGGCGACAACATCGGCCTGATCGTCGAAGACCTGCAGACCGGCGGCAAACTGTTCTACGCACCGGGTCTGGGCAAGGTCGACGCGCCGTTGCTGGACATCATGGCTGGCAGTGATTGCCTGCTGGTGGACGGCACGATGTGGGATGACGATGAGATGCAGCGCCGTGGCGTCGGCACCCGTACCGGTCGCGAGATGGGCCATCTGGCGCAGAACGGCCCCGGCGGCATGCTCGAAGTGCTGGAACAGCTTCCCGAGCAGCGCAAGGTGCTTATCCACATCAACAACACCAATCCGATTCTCGATGAGGATTCGCCGGAGCGTGCGGAATTGGCCCGACGTGATGTTGAAGTGGCGTATGACGGCATGAGTATCGTGCTGTAA
- a CDS encoding S9 family peptidase — translation MNETRASSPRAEPFSASQAVAAGMDFAELQLGANGLFWNEYRPEDATCRIWHWRDGAAKCLTPTGFSVRSRVYEYGGGAFCLTPDGVVFVAEADQQLYRQALNGDPEALTSGECRYGDLHFADGQVLAVEEQHDTHRLVAIDLADGKRHLLAEGADFYAAPTVSPDGQRLAWIEWSRPHQPWTSTRLMVAEGDFSAPRCVAGERLEESIQQPRFDAEGRLYCLTDRGGFWQPWVETSDGLQLLPSAEADHAPAPWQLGGCTWLPVGESYLASWSEGGFGRLALDGEDFTGDYSRFRHLALDQHFIYCIAASPINPSAVIAIDRTTHAVKVLAGGVAPLPAERISRPQTLRYPSGSGEAHGFFYPAMSGEAKPPLVVFIHGGPTSACYPILDPRIQYWTQRGFAVADLNYRGSSGYGREYRQALHLSWGEVDVEDACAVVAYLAERDMIDGDKAFIRGGSAGGYTTLCALAFQQVFRAGASLYGVSDPVALARATHKFEGDYLDWLIGDPEQDAERYAARTPLLHASNIRVPVIFFQGELDAVVVPQQTRDMVTALEQNNIPVEAHYYADERHGFRRAVNQAHALEQEWKFYRRVMGLGD, via the coding sequence ATGAACGAAACTCGCGCCTCATCGCCAAGGGCTGAGCCTTTCAGCGCCTCGCAAGCCGTCGCCGCCGGCATGGACTTCGCCGAACTGCAACTCGGCGCCAACGGTCTGTTCTGGAATGAATATCGCCCCGAAGATGCGACGTGCCGGATCTGGCATTGGCGTGACGGCGCGGCAAAATGTCTGACGCCTACTGGTTTCAGCGTGCGTAGTCGGGTGTACGAATATGGCGGTGGCGCGTTTTGTCTGACGCCTGACGGTGTGGTTTTCGTCGCTGAGGCGGATCAGCAGTTGTATCGGCAGGCGCTGAATGGCGATCCTGAAGCGCTGACATCGGGTGAGTGCCGTTACGGCGATCTGCATTTCGCCGATGGGCAGGTATTGGCGGTTGAAGAGCAGCACGACACGCATCGGCTGGTGGCGATTGATCTGGCGGATGGCAAACGTCATCTGCTGGCCGAAGGTGCGGATTTTTACGCCGCACCGACGGTAAGTCCGGATGGCCAGCGTCTAGCGTGGATCGAGTGGAGTCGCCCGCATCAGCCGTGGACATCGACCCGCTTGATGGTGGCTGAAGGTGATTTTTCGGCGCCCCGTTGCGTGGCGGGCGAACGGCTTGAGGAATCCATTCAACAGCCGCGTTTCGATGCTGAAGGCCGTTTGTATTGCCTGACCGATCGTGGCGGATTCTGGCAACCGTGGGTTGAGACATCTGACGGCCTGCAGCTTTTGCCAAGTGCCGAGGCCGACCATGCACCTGCACCTTGGCAACTCGGAGGGTGCACCTGGTTACCGGTTGGCGAGTCCTACCTTGCCAGTTGGAGCGAGGGCGGTTTCGGTCGCCTCGCGCTGGATGGCGAAGACTTCACCGGCGACTACAGCCGCTTTCGTCATCTGGCACTGGATCAGCATTTCATCTATTGCATCGCCGCCTCGCCGATCAATCCTTCGGCAGTGATCGCCATTGATCGAACGACCCACGCAGTGAAAGTGCTGGCCGGCGGGGTTGCGCCGTTGCCCGCCGAACGCATCAGCCGCCCGCAAACCCTGCGTTACCCGAGCGGTTCGGGCGAAGCGCATGGGTTCTTTTATCCCGCCATGAGCGGTGAGGCGAAACCGCCGCTGGTGGTGTTCATCCACGGCGGCCCGACGTCAGCGTGCTACCCGATACTCGACCCACGCATCCAGTACTGGACGCAGCGCGGCTTCGCCGTCGCCGACCTCAACTATCGCGGCAGCAGTGGTTATGGCCGGGAATATCGGCAGGCATTGCACTTGAGTTGGGGTGAGGTAGACGTCGAGGATGCTTGCGCGGTGGTGGCGTATCTGGCCGAACGCGACATGATCGACGGCGATAAGGCGTTCATCCGTGGCGGCAGCGCCGGCGGTTATACGACGCTATGCGCTTTGGCGTTCCAGCAAGTGTTTCGCGCCGGCGCCAGTCTTTACGGGGTCAGCGATCCGGTCGCGCTCGCCCGGGCGACACACAAGTTTGAAGGCGATTACCTGGACTGGCTGATCGGCGATCCCGAGCAGGACGCCGAACGCTACGCCGCCCGCACACCCCTGCTGCACGCGAGCAACATTCGCGTGCCAGTGATTTTCTTTCAGGGCGAACTGGATGCCGTCGTCGTGCCGCAACAGACGCGGGACATGGTCACGGCACTGGAACAGAACAACATCCCGGTCGAGGCGCATTACTACGCCGATGAACGCCACGGCTTCCGCCGCGCAGTGAATCAGGCGCATGCGTTGGAGCAGGAGTGGAAGTTCTATCGGCGGGTGATGGGTTTGGGGGATTGA
- the pqqD gene encoding pyrroloquinoline quinone biosynthesis peptide chaperone PqqD, which yields MSFDRSKTPTWRPGYRFQYEPAQKGHVLLYPEGMIKLNESAALIGGLIDGERDVAAIIAKLDEQFPGVPELGDDIEQFMEVARAQHWIELA from the coding sequence ATGAGTTTCGACCGCAGCAAGACCCCGACCTGGCGTCCCGGCTACCGCTTCCAGTACGAACCGGCACAGAAAGGCCATGTGCTCCTGTACCCGGAAGGCATGATCAAGCTCAATGAAAGCGCCGCGTTGATTGGCGGTTTGATCGACGGTGAACGGGACGTCGCGGCAATCATCGCCAAACTCGACGAACAGTTCCCCGGCGTGCCCGAGCTCGGTGACGACATCGAGCAATTCATGGAGGTTGCCCGTGCGCAGCACTGGATCGAACTTGCCTGA
- the pqqA gene encoding pyrroloquinoline quinone precursor peptide PqqA, which produces MSWTKPAYTDLRIGFEVTMYFASR; this is translated from the coding sequence ATGTCCTGGACAAAACCGGCTTACACCGACCTGCGTATCGGCTTCGAAGTCACCATGTACTTCGCCAGCCGCTGA
- the pqqC gene encoding pyrroloquinoline-quinone synthase PqqC yields the protein MTDQPMSPAEFEAALRAKGAYYHIHHPYHVAMYQGRATREQIQGWVANRFYYQVNIPLKDAAILANCPDREIRREWIQRLLDHDGAPGEDGGIEAWLRLGQAVGLDPDQLRSQELVLPGVRFAVDAYVNFARRASWQEAASSSLTELFAPQIHQSRLDSWPQHYPWIDPAGYEYFRTRLGQARRDVEHGLAITLEHYKTREGQERMLEILQFKLDILWSMLDAMSMAYELNRPPYHSVTDQRVWHKGIAL from the coding sequence ATGACCGATCAACCAATGTCCCCCGCCGAATTCGAAGCGGCCCTGCGCGCCAAAGGCGCCTACTACCACATCCATCACCCGTATCACGTGGCGATGTATCAGGGCCGCGCCACCCGCGAGCAGATTCAGGGCTGGGTCGCCAACCGCTTCTACTATCAGGTGAACATCCCCCTGAAAGACGCAGCCATTCTCGCCAATTGCCCGGATCGCGAGATCCGGCGCGAGTGGATTCAGCGCCTGCTCGACCACGACGGTGCCCCCGGTGAAGACGGCGGTATCGAAGCCTGGCTGCGCCTCGGCCAGGCCGTTGGCCTCGATCCGGATCAACTGCGCTCCCAGGAGCTGGTGCTGCCCGGCGTACGTTTCGCCGTCGATGCTTACGTCAACTTCGCCCGCCGCGCCAGTTGGCAGGAAGCCGCCAGCAGCTCGCTGACCGAACTGTTCGCGCCGCAGATCCACCAATCGCGCCTCGACAGCTGGCCGCAGCATTACCCGTGGATCGACCCGGCCGGGTATGAGTATTTCCGCACCCGCCTCGGTCAGGCGCGGCGCGATGTCGAGCATGGTCTGGCGATCACGCTTGAGCACTACAAGACGCGCGAAGGCCAGGAGCGCATGCTGGAAATTCTCCAGTTCAAACTGGACATTCTTTGGAGCATGCTCGATGCCATGAGCATGGCCTACGAACTGAACCGCCCGCCGTATCACAGCGTCACCGATCAACGGGTCTGGCACAAAGGAATCGCCTTATGA
- a CDS encoding aminotransferase class III-fold pyridoxal phosphate-dependent enzyme, translated as MNLFSLRRQTPSLDDLTFEANPSNISENLSAERLMPSVERPQQVFVRGQGSWLWDSNDRAYLDFSQAGGANSLGHSPSALVKAIASQAQALINPGFNLHNRGMLSLAERLCASTSSDQAYLLNSGSEACEAAIKLARKWGQLHRGGASRIIVAKQGCHGRSLATISASDSCNLHNRFAPLLPGFDLVPFNDLPALHAAVDAQTVAIMLEPIQSDAGVIPATEHYLKGVERLCRELGILLILDEVQTGIGRCGTLLAEQSYGVRADIVVLGKGLGGGVPLAALLARGKACCFDAGELGGTHHGNALMTAAGLVVLDSVQDRSFLEQVKENGQHLREGLARLAHRYGHGELRGQGLFYGLTLSDDCADAVIHAALHEGLLLNAPQANCLRFTPALTVSKTNIDEMLLRLGRAFSRVRTAQLQCRKGIAV; from the coding sequence ATGAATCTGTTCAGTTTGCGGCGCCAGACGCCGAGCCTTGACGACCTCACTTTCGAGGCCAACCCTTCAAACATCAGCGAAAACCTCAGCGCTGAGCGGCTGATGCCCAGCGTCGAAAGGCCACAACAGGTGTTCGTTCGCGGCCAAGGCTCGTGGCTGTGGGACAGCAACGACCGCGCTTACCTCGATTTCTCCCAGGCCGGCGGTGCCAACAGCCTCGGCCACAGTCCTTCGGCACTGGTCAAAGCCATCGCCAGTCAGGCCCAGGCGCTGATCAATCCCGGTTTCAATCTGCACAATCGCGGCATGCTCAGCCTCGCCGAGCGCCTGTGCGCCAGCACTTCCAGTGATCAGGCTTACCTGCTCAACAGCGGCAGCGAGGCTTGCGAGGCCGCGATCAAACTGGCACGCAAGTGGGGCCAGCTGCATCGCGGCGGCGCCTCGCGGATTATCGTTGCCAAGCAGGGTTGTCATGGCCGCAGCCTGGCGACGATTTCCGCATCGGACAGTTGCAACCTGCACAATCGATTCGCGCCGTTGCTGCCGGGTTTCGATCTGGTGCCGTTCAACGATTTGCCAGCGCTGCACGCGGCGGTCGATGCACAGACCGTGGCGATCATGCTTGAGCCGATCCAGAGCGACGCTGGTGTCATTCCCGCAACCGAGCATTACCTCAAAGGCGTCGAACGTCTGTGCCGTGAGCTGGGCATTCTGCTGATTCTCGACGAAGTGCAGACCGGCATCGGTCGCTGTGGCACCTTGCTCGCCGAACAATCCTACGGCGTGCGCGCCGATATCGTTGTGCTTGGCAAAGGCCTTGGCGGCGGCGTGCCGCTGGCGGCGCTGCTGGCGCGGGGCAAGGCATGCTGTTTCGACGCGGGCGAACTCGGCGGTACGCATCACGGCAATGCGCTGATGACCGCGGCCGGTCTGGTCGTCCTCGACAGCGTGCAAGACCGAAGCTTTCTCGAACAGGTCAAAGAAAACGGCCAACATCTGCGCGAAGGTTTAGCCCGACTGGCTCACCGTTACGGTCACGGCGAGCTGCGTGGTCAAGGCCTGTTCTATGGACTGACCCTGTCAGACGATTGCGCCGATGCCGTCATCCACGCTGCATTGCATGAAGGCCTGCTGCTCAACGCTCCGCAAGCCAACTGCCTGCGCTTCACCCCGGCCCTGACCGTCAGCAAAACCAACATCGACGAAATGCTCCTGCGCCTGGGCCGGGCGTTCTCGCGAGTGCGCACCGCACAACTGCAATGCCGCAAAGGGATTGCCGTCTGA
- the pqqE gene encoding pyrroloquinoline quinone biosynthesis protein PqqE, translating into MRSTGSNLPESSVQVPAKPEIGLPLWLLAELTYRCPLQCPYCSNPLDFAEQGKELTTEQWIKVFREAREMGAAQLGFSGGEPLVRQDLAELIHEARQLGFYTNLITSGIGLTEQKISDFKKAGLDHIQISFQASDEQVNNLLAGSKKAFAQKLEMARAVKAHGYPMVLNFVTHRHNIDKIDRIIELCIALEADFVELATCQFYGWAQLNRVGLLPTKEQLVRAERITNEYRAKLEAEGHPCKLIFVTPDYYEERPKACMNGWGSIFLTVTPDGTALPCHGARQLPVQFPNVRDHSMQHIWYDSFGFNRFRGYDWMPEPCRSCDEKEKDFGGCRCQAFMLTGDASNADPVCSKSEHHGVILKAREEAETATQTIEQLAFRNERNSRLIAKG; encoded by the coding sequence GTGCGCAGCACTGGATCGAACTTGCCTGAGTCATCGGTGCAAGTCCCGGCCAAACCGGAAATCGGCCTGCCGCTGTGGCTGCTCGCCGAGCTGACCTATCGCTGCCCGCTGCAATGCCCGTACTGCTCCAATCCACTGGATTTCGCCGAGCAGGGCAAAGAGCTGACAACCGAGCAGTGGATCAAGGTATTCCGCGAGGCGCGGGAGATGGGCGCGGCGCAACTGGGCTTTTCCGGCGGTGAGCCACTGGTGCGTCAGGACCTCGCCGAGCTGATTCATGAAGCGCGGCAGTTGGGCTTCTACACCAACCTGATCACTTCCGGCATCGGTCTGACCGAGCAGAAAATCAGCGACTTCAAAAAGGCCGGCCTCGATCACATTCAGATCAGTTTCCAGGCCAGCGACGAGCAAGTGAACAACCTGCTCGCCGGCTCGAAAAAGGCCTTCGCGCAGAAGCTGGAAATGGCCCGCGCGGTGAAGGCCCACGGCTATCCGATGGTGCTGAACTTCGTCACCCATCGGCACAACATCGACAAGATCGACCGCATCATCGAACTGTGCATCGCGCTTGAGGCCGACTTCGTCGAGCTCGCCACCTGCCAGTTTTACGGTTGGGCGCAGCTCAATCGTGTCGGCCTGTTGCCGACCAAGGAACAACTGGTGCGCGCCGAACGCATCACCAACGAATACCGGGCGAAACTGGAAGCCGAAGGGCATCCGTGCAAGCTCATTTTCGTCACCCCGGACTATTACGAAGAACGCCCGAAAGCCTGTATGAACGGCTGGGGCAGCATTTTTCTGACGGTCACGCCGGACGGCACCGCCCTGCCCTGTCATGGCGCCCGACAGCTGCCGGTACAATTTCCCAACGTGCGCGATCACAGCATGCAGCACATCTGGTACGACTCGTTCGGCTTCAACCGCTTTCGCGGTTACGACTGGATGCCCGAGCCGTGCCGTTCGTGTGATGAGAAAGAAAAGGACTTCGGCGGCTGCCGCTGCCAGGCCTTCATGCTTACCGGTGATGCGAGCAATGCCGACCCGGTATGCAGCAAGTCCGAACATCACGGTGTGATCCTCAAGGCCCGCGAAGAAGCCGAGACCGCCACTCAAACCATTGAACAACTGGCCTTTCGCAATGAACGAAACTCGCGCCTCATCGCCAAGGGCTGA
- a CDS encoding LysR family transcriptional regulator, with translation MDFKQLRYFVAVYEEGHVGRAAERLSISQPALSQQIRQLEQNLDVTLFERSSKRLLPTLAAHTLYNHALPLLDGLQRAREALGNFKGQALRTLAIGVLQTVHTSLVPQMLERVRKAQPHLVVQIYELTGLEIERRLLNGSLDIGISYLPPRQPGLQGVMLYEDELTLVIPADHPLREFKKVSIRQAAELPMLLLGEEFQIRQIWQAQLTSLGRRPQVQAELNNMLGILDSLPHTKLATVLPGRSQKEYDDQDLLWKPLSEPRVPLKVGLVCRDVQRQQASLALLRTLLEEVMEREAKPPLDPLA, from the coding sequence ATGGATTTTAAACAACTGCGTTATTTCGTCGCGGTCTACGAAGAAGGGCATGTCGGCAGAGCCGCCGAACGCCTGTCGATCTCGCAACCCGCGCTTTCCCAACAGATCCGTCAGCTCGAACAGAACCTCGACGTCACTCTCTTTGAACGCAGCAGCAAACGCCTGCTGCCGACGCTTGCCGCGCACACGCTGTACAACCATGCGCTGCCACTGCTCGACGGTTTACAACGCGCGCGCGAGGCGTTGGGCAACTTCAAGGGCCAGGCACTGCGCACGCTGGCAATCGGTGTGTTGCAGACCGTGCACACCAGTCTGGTGCCGCAAATGCTAGAGCGCGTGCGCAAGGCACAACCGCATCTGGTGGTGCAGATCTACGAACTGACGGGGCTGGAAATCGAACGACGATTGCTCAACGGTTCATTGGACATCGGCATCAGCTACTTGCCGCCCCGTCAGCCCGGGTTGCAGGGCGTGATGCTCTACGAAGATGAACTGACGCTGGTCATCCCGGCGGATCACCCATTGCGTGAATTCAAGAAAGTCTCGATTCGCCAGGCCGCGGAATTGCCCATGCTGCTGTTGGGCGAGGAATTTCAGATCCGCCAGATCTGGCAGGCGCAACTGACCAGCCTCGGGCGTCGCCCGCAAGTGCAAGCCGAGTTGAACAATATGCTGGGGATTCTCGACAGTCTGCCGCACACCAAACTGGCGACGGTGCTGCCGGGGCGTTCGCAAAAGGAGTACGACGATCAAGATCTGCTGTGGAAACCGCTGAGCGAGCCACGGGTGCCGTTAAAGGTTGGCTTGGTCTGTCGTGACGTGCAGCGCCAACAAGCCTCTTTGGCGCTGTTGCGCACGTTGCTGGAGGAAGTGATGGAGCGTGAAGCAAAGCCGCCGCTCGATCCCTTGGCGTGA